In Halalkalicoccus sp. CG83, a single genomic region encodes these proteins:
- a CDS encoding outer membrane protein assembly factor BamB family protein translates to MDTTSPSQLFDVSPTRRKFLLAAGAVTVSSLFASTATATHSDQGVRAVSQGTSSAATETAWPQQRYNGAHTGYHPTAQGPRTGLEERWRFEANTTVDPVVSDNVVYASGQVPDSDTDEPPAGLYALDATDGTPRWIVDPEMEVDALAVDDRHVYASGGSLRAYSRSDGSIQWTNPISTAAPLTTGGIVLLGRRLYVTDQETVSSINTASGTVIWQRTLGSRLTPPAVDGKCVYVGRVAGEGGLDRTVLALGIQTGRVQWEQRLDPPFASEANIEGPPVVANGRVYLRITAGGEEDVLRAPIYSLVSLDRATGEDVQRVSTEAGFDLLPIAAGDGRIYTTAVDYDMVPVLAGSEADGTGGWSISEYSMDFGVSTAPVVANDVLYVGAHSDAFGVETDALYAIEASTGTLIATLDLPITRNPVVVEGSVYVISDGVLYAIGEPTTEE, encoded by the coding sequence CTTCGCCCAGTCAGCTATTCGATGTGAGTCCAACCCGGCGCAAATTCTTACTGGCAGCCGGAGCGGTCACCGTCAGTAGTCTGTTCGCCTCGACAGCAACAGCGACACACTCGGATCAGGGGGTTCGTGCTGTCTCTCAGGGGACGTCCTCAGCAGCGACTGAGACAGCCTGGCCACAACAGCGGTACAACGGGGCACATACCGGGTATCATCCAACTGCCCAGGGACCACGAACCGGTCTCGAAGAACGGTGGCGATTCGAGGCCAATACAACAGTCGATCCCGTCGTTAGCGATAACGTTGTCTATGCGAGTGGACAGGTACCCGATTCGGATACCGACGAGCCTCCTGCGGGGCTGTACGCGCTGGATGCCACCGATGGAACACCCCGCTGGATAGTTGATCCTGAGATGGAAGTAGATGCACTCGCTGTTGACGATAGACACGTCTATGCAAGCGGTGGCTCGCTTCGAGCGTATTCCCGGTCGGACGGTAGTATTCAATGGACGAATCCGATCTCGACAGCCGCACCGTTGACGACTGGCGGGATCGTGTTACTTGGGCGCCGACTCTACGTCACGGATCAAGAGACGGTCTCTAGCATTAACACCGCTTCCGGCACAGTCATCTGGCAACGGACACTCGGGAGCCGTCTTACCCCTCCAGCAGTAGATGGAAAGTGTGTCTATGTCGGCCGGGTTGCCGGTGAGGGGGGATTGGATCGAACGGTACTAGCTCTGGGCATCCAGACCGGGCGTGTCCAATGGGAACAACGACTCGATCCGCCGTTTGCTTCCGAGGCGAATATCGAAGGTCCGCCTGTCGTCGCCAACGGTCGAGTCTATCTCCGCATCACAGCTGGTGGTGAAGAGGACGTTCTTCGCGCCCCGATCTACAGTCTCGTTTCACTCGACAGAGCAACTGGTGAGGACGTACAGCGAGTGAGTACTGAGGCTGGGTTCGACTTGTTGCCGATCGCTGCAGGCGATGGCCGGATCTATACGACAGCAGTCGATTACGATATGGTTCCCGTTCTGGCTGGTAGTGAAGCTGATGGAACGGGTGGCTGGTCGATCTCCGAATACTCGATGGATTTCGGCGTCTCGACGGCGCCAGTCGTCGCCAACGACGTGCTCTACGTCGGCGCTCATTCGGACGCGTTTGGGGTCGAGACCGATGCGCTCTATGCGATCGAGGCGTCGACTGGCACACTCATCGCGACACTCGATCTACCGATCACGAGGAATCCCGTTGTCGTTGAAGGGAGTGTCTATGTGATTTCAGATGGGGTTCTCTATGCGATTGGGGAGCCAACCACCGAGGAATGA
- a CDS encoding HVO_0649 family zinc finger protein — protein MSTSFERVRRRYETTEKKCPTCGYIDKEGNWTSETDGQQIVYHHTCPSCDTNREHTFTFTR, from the coding sequence ATGTCAACATCCTTCGAACGAGTCCGACGGCGCTACGAAACAACTGAGAAAAAATGTCCAACGTGTGGGTACATTGATAAAGAGGGAAACTGGACAAGCGAGACAGACGGCCAGCAGATCGTCTATCACCATACCTGCCCGAGTTGTGATACCAACCGTGAACACACGTTCACCTTCACCAGATAG
- a CDS encoding inorganic phosphate transporter: protein MAELLILLGLLVAVFVGYNIGGSSTGVAFGPAVGSRAVRKVTAGALFTVFAFLGAWTIGRKVITTMSTEIVDAAAFTPAASVGVLFFTGLALLISNLYGVPASTSMTAVGAIVGLGLATGTLNAALMFTILSAWIVAPLIAVFTGAFIGRYLYPHLDAKFAFGRLMNPLIAIDTQGRLPRLSVNDNVAPRDLIGSALVVAIACYMGFSAGASNAANAVAPLVGNGSLNPSQAILLAVGAISVGGFTIARRTLATVGNDVTNMPILAALIVSTVGATIITVLSWLGIPASLAVSTTSCIIGLGWGRASRARTLAEIVKQSPADEPAPKITTGALKLPPVEGDEGVAASPTVGELAEGEIPGPDRQHSSGDRVSSIGEKDPKELSAESLFDPAASARIVTLWVITPTMAVVGSYALFSLLA, encoded by the coding sequence GTGGCAGAATTACTGATTCTCTTGGGGTTGCTGGTGGCAGTGTTCGTCGGGTATAATATCGGAGGGTCATCAACCGGTGTTGCCTTCGGTCCGGCGGTCGGCAGCCGGGCCGTCAGAAAAGTCACCGCCGGAGCACTGTTTACCGTGTTCGCGTTCCTCGGAGCGTGGACGATTGGGCGGAAGGTCATCACGACGATGAGTACCGAAATCGTCGATGCAGCAGCCTTTACACCCGCAGCGAGCGTTGGCGTCCTCTTTTTTACCGGGCTCGCACTCCTGATCTCGAACCTCTACGGTGTCCCGGCGTCAACCTCGATGACAGCCGTCGGAGCAATCGTCGGACTCGGATTAGCAACGGGGACGCTCAACGCTGCGCTGATGTTTACCATCCTGTCGGCATGGATCGTCGCCCCGCTGATTGCCGTGTTCACAGGTGCGTTTATCGGCAGATATCTGTACCCGCATCTCGACGCCAAATTCGCATTTGGTCGACTCATGAACCCGTTGATCGCAATCGATACCCAGGGGAGGCTCCCACGACTATCGGTCAACGATAACGTGGCACCTCGGGATCTAATCGGGTCGGCGCTTGTGGTGGCAATTGCCTGCTACATGGGGTTCAGCGCCGGAGCCTCGAACGCGGCGAACGCAGTCGCCCCGCTCGTCGGCAACGGTTCCCTCAACCCCAGCCAGGCGATTCTCCTCGCGGTCGGGGCCATCAGCGTGGGCGGCTTCACGATTGCCCGGCGGACGCTGGCAACCGTTGGCAACGATGTTACTAATATGCCGATTCTAGCAGCGCTTATCGTTTCGACCGTGGGTGCGACGATCATCACCGTCCTATCGTGGCTCGGAATTCCAGCCAGTCTCGCCGTGAGCACGACCAGTTGCATCATTGGGCTCGGGTGGGGCCGTGCAAGCCGAGCCCGGACGCTCGCGGAAATAGTCAAACAGTCTCCTGCTGATGAACCCGCTCCAAAGATTACGACTGGTGCGCTCAAACTCCCTCCAGTTGAGGGCGACGAGGGGGTCGCTGCGAGCCCGACTGTGGGCGAACTCGCTGAAGGCGAGATTCCTGGCCCGGACAGGCAGCACTCATCCGGGGATCGTGTGTCTAGCATTGGCGAGAAAGACCCGAAGGAACTGTCCGCCGAAAGTCTGTTCGACCCCGCAGCGTCAGCTCGCATCGTGACGCTCTGGGTCATTACGCCGACGATGGCGGTCGTGGGATCCTATGCCTTGTTTTCACTCCTCGCCTAA